The Budorcas taxicolor isolate Tak-1 chromosome 18, Takin1.1, whole genome shotgun sequence genome window below encodes:
- the CTU1 gene encoding cytoplasmic tRNA 2-thiolation protein 1 gives MPAPQCASCHTARAALRRPRSGQALCGACFCAAFEAEVLHTVVAGRLLPPGAVVAVGASGGKDSTVLAHVLRELAPRLGISLHLVAVDEGIGGYRDAALAAVWRQAALWDLPLTVVAYADLFGGWTMDAVARSTAGSGRSRACCTFCGVLRRRALEEGARLVGATHVVTGHNADDMAETVLMNFLRGDAGRLARGGGLGSPGEGGALPRCRPLQLASQKEVVLYAHFRRLDYFSEECVYAPEAFRGHARDLLKMLEAARPSAVLDLVHSAERLALAPAARPPPPGACSRCGALASRALCQACALLDGLNRGRPRLAIGKGRRGLDEEGPPREPQPSRLPTSEPVPDF, from the exons ATGCCCGCCCCGCAGTGCGCCTCTTGCCACACGGCGCGCGCCGCCCTCCGCCGTCCGCGCTCGGGCCAGGCGCTGTGCGGCGCCTGCTTCTGCGCCGCCTTCGAGGCCGAGGTGCTGCACACGGTCGTCGCGGGCCGCCTGCTGCCTCCCGGTGCCGTGGTGGCCGTGGGCGCCTCGGGCGGCAAGGACTCCACGGTGCTGGCGCACGTGCTGCGCGAGCTGGCCCCGCGCCTGGGCATCTCGCTGCACCTCGTGGCGGTGGACGAGGGCATCGGCGGCTACCGGGATGCGGCGCTGGCGGCCGTGTGGCGGCAGGCGGCGCTCTGGGACCTCCCGCTCACCGTCGTGGCCTACGCGGACCTCTTCGGGGGCTGGACGATGGACGCCGTGGCCCGCAGCACGGCTGGCTCCGGCCGCAGCAGAGCCTGTTGCACCTTCTGCGGGGTGCTGCGGCGCCGCGCGCTGGAGGAAGGGGCGCGCCTCGTGGGAGCCACGCACGTCGTGACCG GACACAACGCGGACGACATGGCGGAGACGGTGCTCATGAACTTCCTGCGGGGCGACGCGGGCCGGCTGGCGCGGGGCGGGGGCCTGGGCTCCCCGGGCGAGGGGGGCGCCCTGCCGCGCTGCCGCCCGCTGCAGCTGGCGTCGCAGAAGGAGGTGGTGCTGTACGCGCACTTCCGCCGCCTCGACTACTTCTCCGAGGAGTGCGTGTACGCGCCCGAGGCCTTCCGCGGCCACGCGCGCGACCTGCTCAAGATGCTGGAGGCGGCGCGGCCGTCGGCGGTGCTGGACCTGGTGCACTCGGCCGAGCGCCTGGCGCTGGCCCCGGCCGCGCGGCCCCCGCCGCCCGGCGCCTGCTCCCGCTGCGGGGCGCTGGCCAGCCGCGCGCTCTGCCAGGCCTGCGCGCTCCTGGACGGCCTGAACCGCGGCCGGCCCCGCCTGGCCATCGGCAAGGGCCGCCGGGGGCTGGACGAGGAGGGGCCGCCGCGGGAGCCGCAGCCGTCCCGACTGCCGACTTCCGAGCCGGTCCCCGACTTCTAG